Proteins from a genomic interval of Caulobacter sp. NIBR1757:
- a CDS encoding M1 family metallopeptidase: MRLILLVLGLLAFAGAAHADPLRQTKAPFEDKFRQLEGEDWPTPTDYRNAAGAPGYRYWQQKVDYKLAATLDEPGRSIRGSGTVTYANNSPDEMRYIWLLLDQNRFKRDSLSELSATVSGTGTMSYDAIRRAKRFQTWEGGFSNLKITAADGTPLTFTVVDSLMRIELPTPLKSGQSFTFAMDWTVALIETRVIGGRGGYECFTKPDEDGNCLFLGSQWFPRLAVYSDYEGWHNKAFLGGGEFTLEFGDYDVSLTVPADHVVSSTGELQNPGEVLTAAQQARLEKARTAAEPLYIVTPAEAAAAEKGKATATRTWRFKADNVRDFAFASSRKFIWDAVGVKQDFADQPLVMAMSFYPKEARPLWDAYSTKAIAHTIKVYGEFAFPYPYPTAQSVNGPVGGMEYPMITFNGPRPIKDKKTGALTYTDRAKYGLIGVVIHEVGHSWFPMIVNSDERQWTWMDEGLNTFLQFQAQQRWDEKFPARRGEPRSIVEYMVSKDQVPIMVQSDSLLQFGSNSYGKPAAALVILRETVLGRELFDYSFKEYARRWRFKRPTPYDFFRTMEEASGVDLDWFWRGWFYSTDHVDISLDKIVQARVDTLDPVREKALKEERAKQDPIGLTNLRNTDPTVVELDPKVRDLYDSTTEFTVTEADRKKSREALARLSPEELEAVRVTDNFYHFTFSNLGGLVMPVILKMDFTDGTTQTVRIPAEVWRKNSRQVTWQFVTPKTLKSALIDPNWETADADLANNAFPRAITPLTFKPASDDPENNRMKDMGLQVTPDGLATKPAPKKD, from the coding sequence TTGCGTCTCATCCTGCTCGTTCTCGGTCTGCTGGCCTTCGCCGGCGCGGCCCATGCCGATCCCCTGCGCCAGACCAAGGCGCCGTTCGAGGACAAGTTCCGCCAGCTGGAAGGCGAGGACTGGCCGACCCCCACCGACTATCGCAACGCCGCCGGCGCGCCGGGCTACCGCTACTGGCAGCAGAAGGTGGACTACAAACTGGCCGCCACCCTCGACGAGCCGGGCCGGTCGATCCGTGGCTCGGGCACGGTGACCTACGCCAACAATTCGCCGGACGAGATGCGCTACATCTGGCTGCTGCTCGACCAGAACCGCTTCAAGCGCGACAGCCTCTCCGAACTCTCCGCCACGGTGTCCGGCACGGGCACGATGTCCTACGACGCCATTCGCCGGGCCAAGCGCTTCCAGACCTGGGAAGGCGGTTTCAGCAACCTGAAGATCACCGCCGCCGACGGCACGCCGCTGACGTTCACCGTCGTCGACAGCCTGATGCGCATCGAGCTGCCGACGCCCCTCAAGAGCGGCCAGAGCTTCACCTTCGCCATGGACTGGACCGTGGCCCTGATCGAGACGCGGGTGATCGGCGGCCGTGGCGGCTACGAGTGCTTCACCAAGCCCGACGAGGACGGCAACTGCCTGTTCCTCGGCTCCCAGTGGTTTCCGCGCCTGGCCGTCTATTCGGACTACGAGGGCTGGCACAACAAGGCCTTCCTCGGCGGCGGCGAGTTCACCCTCGAGTTCGGAGACTACGACGTCAGCCTGACCGTCCCCGCCGACCACGTCGTCTCCTCGACCGGAGAACTGCAGAACCCCGGCGAAGTCCTGACCGCCGCTCAGCAGGCCCGGCTCGAGAAGGCCAGGACCGCCGCCGAACCCCTCTACATCGTCACCCCTGCCGAGGCCGCCGCCGCCGAAAAGGGCAAGGCGACCGCCACCAGGACCTGGCGCTTCAAGGCCGACAACGTCCGCGACTTCGCCTTCGCCTCCAGCCGCAAGTTCATCTGGGACGCCGTCGGGGTGAAGCAGGACTTCGCCGACCAGCCGCTGGTCATGGCCATGAGTTTCTATCCCAAGGAAGCCCGCCCCCTGTGGGACGCCTATTCGACCAAGGCCATCGCCCATACCATCAAGGTCTATGGCGAGTTCGCCTTCCCCTATCCCTATCCCACGGCCCAATCGGTCAACGGCCCGGTCGGCGGGATGGAATACCCGATGATCACCTTCAACGGTCCGCGGCCGATCAAGGACAAGAAAACGGGGGCCCTGACCTACACCGACCGCGCCAAGTACGGCCTGATCGGCGTGGTCATCCACGAGGTCGGCCACAGCTGGTTCCCGATGATCGTCAACAGCGACGAGCGCCAGTGGACCTGGATGGACGAGGGCCTCAACACCTTCCTCCAGTTCCAAGCCCAGCAGCGCTGGGACGAGAAGTTCCCGGCCCGCCGGGGCGAGCCGCGCAGCATCGTCGAATACATGGTCAGCAAGGACCAGGTGCCGATCATGGTGCAGTCCGACAGCCTGCTGCAGTTCGGCTCCAACAGCTATGGCAAGCCGGCCGCCGCCCTGGTCATCCTGCGGGAGACGGTGCTGGGCCGCGAGTTGTTCGACTACAGCTTCAAGGAATACGCCCGCCGCTGGCGCTTCAAGCGCCCGACCCCCTACGACTTCTTCCGCACCATGGAGGAGGCCTCCGGCGTCGATCTCGACTGGTTCTGGCGCGGCTGGTTCTACTCGACCGACCACGTCGACATCTCGCTCGACAAGATCGTCCAGGCCCGGGTCGACACCCTCGATCCGGTCCGCGAGAAGGCCCTGAAGGAAGAGCGCGCCAAGCAGGACCCGATCGGCCTGACCAACCTGCGCAACACCGATCCGACCGTGGTCGAGCTCGATCCGAAGGTGCGGGATCTCTACGACAGCACCACCGAGTTCACCGTCACCGAGGCCGACCGCAAGAAGAGCCGCGAGGCCCTCGCCAGGCTGAGCCCGGAAGAGCTGGAGGCCGTGAGGGTCACCGACAACTTCTACCATTTCACCTTCAGCAACCTCGGCGGCCTGGTCATGCCGGTGATCCTGAAGATGGACTTCACCGACGGCACGACCCAGACCGTGCGCATCCCGGCCGAGGTCTGGCGCAAGAACAGCCGCCAGGTGACCTGGCAGTTCGTGACGCCGAAGACCCTCAAGAGCGCCCTGATCGATCCGAACTGGGAGACGGCCGACGCCGATCTCGCCAACAACGCCTTCCCGCGCGCCATCACCCCGCTGACCTTCAAGCCGGCCTCCGACGATCCGGAGAACAACCGCATGAAGGACATGGGC